A part of Streptomyces sp. NBC_01235 genomic DNA contains:
- a CDS encoding TauD/TfdA family dioxygenase yields the protein MDGDVKESVLFPDRDRVALFEAVAPDVSPVKWASANADLLTERLAAKGACLLRGFDIPEASVFSELVRVFGQQLEEYIYRSTPRSKVGDVYTSTEYPASEVIPMHNEMAYTTSWPERLWFYSQKSAPVGGQTPLADSRAVHARIPAPIRERFERHGVRYVRNYRNGLGVPWQETFPDMDRAEVDRFCRARGIVAEWLDEDTLRTTETCQASTTHPVTGETVWMNQAHLFHVSSLNPLTRDALLGLMDEQDLPRNAYLGDGTPISDADLSEIRAAFEAETLTFLWHDGDVLIVDNLAMAHGRFSYEGERKLLVAMTGSISRGRGTSS from the coding sequence ATGGACGGCGACGTCAAGGAATCGGTCCTGTTTCCCGACCGGGACCGAGTCGCGCTCTTCGAGGCGGTCGCACCGGACGTGAGTCCGGTGAAGTGGGCCTCGGCCAACGCCGACCTGCTCACCGAGCGCCTGGCGGCCAAGGGAGCTTGCCTGCTGCGCGGCTTCGACATCCCGGAGGCCTCGGTGTTCTCCGAGTTGGTGCGCGTCTTCGGACAGCAGCTCGAGGAATACATCTACAGGTCGACGCCGCGCAGCAAGGTCGGCGACGTCTACACCTCGACGGAGTATCCGGCCTCGGAGGTCATCCCGATGCACAACGAGATGGCCTACACCACCTCCTGGCCCGAACGCCTCTGGTTCTACTCCCAGAAATCGGCACCCGTCGGAGGCCAGACCCCGCTCGCTGACAGTCGTGCGGTCCACGCACGGATCCCCGCACCGATTCGGGAGCGCTTCGAGCGACACGGCGTCCGCTACGTCCGCAACTACCGGAACGGGCTCGGCGTGCCGTGGCAGGAGACGTTCCCTGACATGGATCGTGCGGAGGTGGACCGTTTCTGCCGGGCCCGCGGCATCGTCGCCGAATGGCTCGACGAGGACACTCTCCGCACCACCGAGACCTGTCAGGCATCGACGACGCACCCGGTCACCGGTGAGACGGTGTGGATGAACCAGGCCCACCTGTTCCACGTCTCAAGCCTGAATCCCCTCACCCGCGATGCCCTACTGGGCCTCATGGACGAACAGGACCTCCCACGCAACGCCTACCTGGGCGACGGCACTCCGATCAGCGACGCCGACCTGTCCGAGATCCGGGCGGCGTTCGAGGCCGAGACACTGACGTTCCTCTGGCACGACGGCGACGTGTTGATCGTCGACAACCTTGCCATGGCCCACGGACGGTTCAGCTACGAGGGCGAACGCAAGCTCCTCGTCGCGATGACCGGATCGATCAGCCGGGGCCGGGGCACGTCGTCGTGA
- a CDS encoding N-acetyltransferase, with protein sequence MSWLPDDFVHPVLVPLPGGGHHLRPIREADTPLDYPAVTGSRERLWTIFGPAWGWPAATMTYEADQADLLRHEKEIAAHQSFNYALFDTAETALLGCVYIDPPERAGADGEISWWVVDELVGSEVEQALDALVPQWIAADWPFEQPRFLGREISWSDWLALPEHPDT encoded by the coding sequence ATGAGCTGGCTTCCCGATGACTTCGTCCACCCCGTCCTGGTACCGCTGCCGGGCGGTGGTCATCACCTGCGGCCGATCCGGGAGGCGGACACCCCGCTCGACTATCCGGCTGTGACGGGTTCGCGCGAGCGGCTGTGGACCATCTTCGGCCCGGCCTGGGGCTGGCCCGCGGCCACCATGACCTACGAGGCCGACCAGGCCGACCTGTTGCGGCACGAGAAGGAGATCGCCGCACACCAGTCCTTCAACTACGCGCTGTTCGACACGGCGGAGACAGCTCTGCTCGGCTGTGTCTACATCGACCCACCGGAGAGGGCCGGCGCGGACGGCGAGATCTCCTGGTGGGTGGTGGACGAGCTGGTGGGCAGCGAGGTCGAACAGGCCCTCGACGCGCTGGTGCCGCAGTGGATCGCCGCCGACTGGCCGTTCGAGCAGCCGCGCTTCCTCGGCCGCGAGATCTCCTGGTCGGACTGGCTCGCCCTGCCGGAGCATCCCGACACGTAA